ATGCCAGAAGTCAGAAGGCAAACTGAACAATTTAGTCCAGGAATCATTATTTCCATACTCCTTCATAACCCAAACATctgaattagcaagtaagcACAAGCAATCTCTCATGACACCCATGGTCAAGTAGTCAACCTCAATTCCATAATCAGGCTGCAAAAATTCTTGATACGATTCTTTCCCCAAATCAAGAGAAATAATACCGTGGCCCCGATTGAAACCATCTTCACCATCACCTGTCAACCAATTAACTGCACCGCTCACAAATTTTCCATTATGACAACAGCCCCAATAAGGGATACAAGGTGAATCCTGAATCCTTCTCCAAGAATTGGAGCCCAAAGTATGAACCATGACATGAGTTTCTGCAAGACATACATAGTAAAAGATCACAATCACCTTGAAACTATCAGAGAGATGATCGTAACCAAACCCATAGGAAGGAAATGTATGTGCATCAGCATCACAATCCTCTAGCAGTAGATTTTCCAAAGGTGGCAATTCCCAGAATTTCCGAATTGAAGGGTTCCAGACAACAAAGGAATAACCAGATTTATGACTGAACTTGAAACAACAGATGATGCCATCGCAGGACCCAATGATTAAATAATCCAGAGGGCTATCGATTTGTGTACCACCGGTGGTCACAGGCTTGAGAACGGAGGTGAGCGGGTAAGACACGAAATGGTTTTCATGTGAGCGGTTCCTCAAGTGTACGAGGAGGATGCGGCGGTTGAGCCGGCGAAGGTGCCTTCTGGCGAATTTGGGATCGGAAATCAGGGCGTTCCAGGACTTGCAGACGCACCGGAGCTGCGAGAGGAACTTCACCGGAAACCTGATTATGATTTCTTCCACGATCTCGACCGGAAAGATTGGATGCTGCGGCTGCGGCGGCGGCGCGTGATGTATGTCGCCGGTGGAAGAGTCTGAAATTGAAAGTGAGGTTAAAGTCACTGTGGAGGGAGGTGATGATACAGCGTCGTTTTGATCATCTCCCAGCTCCATTTGAGTTTCCCCTGCTGCTTTCCtttcaatattttttacaatctatattttctctcaaagtatctatttatatatattaacaAAAGTGACTTAAGCATTAAGTTTTTATTGTTATAAAAtatgttgatttttttaaaatgttaaatactaaaaaaataaaatacactcACATCTCTTGAGGTTTCTCGGAATAACACTCCACACTATTTTTATATAAAGTTAAATATATCTCTCACTTAGTATTTATATACACCGTAAGACTATccacaatggtttcaacattcaacacc
This is a stretch of genomic DNA from Lotus japonicus ecotype B-129 chromosome 1, LjGifu_v1.2. It encodes these proteins:
- the LOC130730499 gene encoding F-box/kelch-repeat protein At3g23880-like, with amino-acid sequence MELGDDQNDAVSSPPSTVTLTSLSISDSSTGDIHHAPPPQPQHPIFPVEIVEEIIIRFPVKFLSQLRCVCKSWNALISDPKFARRHLRRLNRRILLVHLRNRSHENHFVSYPLTSVLKPVTTGGTQIDSPLDYLIIGSCDGIICCFKFSHKSGYSFVVWNPSIRKFWELPPLENLLLEDCDADAHTFPSYGFGYDHLSDSFKVIVIFYYVCLAETHVMVHTLGSNSWRRIQDSPCIPYWGCCHNGKFVSGAVNWLTGDGEDGFNRGHGIISLDLGKESYQEFLQPDYGIEVDYLTMGVMRDCLCLLANSDVWVMKEYGNNDSWTKLFSLPSDFWHACCPYILGCNSLCVLEDDETIFFQYRNLDIYNYKSGTFRSSALEYKPGLIEGMYFGI